GCGGTTCGCCAGCTTTTGAGCAGATCGATCTGCAAGCGGTGCAGTTTGCCGAGGCTCTCATGGCGGTTTTCGATGAAACGGTAGACGTTGAAGTGTTTTTCCCTGAATGGAGTTGTGTTTCGGTACATCCTCTCCGGTGATGGGTTACACAGCCGGGTTTACCATTCGTTCAATGGAACAATATAAGAATCTTGACGGTCGTGGCTCATGGTCGTCAACTCACTGCCCGGCTATTCCATCAACAGCGGCCCGAACGGATTATCTCGCATAGAAGGCGATCAATCCGAAAGAGAGAAAGAGAACGGTGGCCAGAACGATGGTCAGGTCACTGATTTTGCGCATGAATGGTTCCTTGTGCTCTGAGTACAAAGTGGCGATGAGCATGACGGCAATATTGTTCAACAAAAGAAAATAGCTTGATGCCGGCAGGATTTTTGTAAAGGTGAACCCGAAGAGAATCGCTCCGGAGATGAGGCTTATGGCGATGAGCAGTCGTTTGGTTTGCGGAAAGGTCAAGGTGTTTCCGATCGTTTTGATTCCGCTTACGAGGTCTCCTTGGCTATCGCGCATGTCCCACATCACTTCGATAAAAAATGCGCAGATAAAAACATAGCCCCAGCAGATCCAGGCTTTGAGCGATAGCGGACGGCCTTCGAAGAAGAGGGGAAGAAAGATGAGCGCGGTTGCCCAGTCGAGCGGAGGGGTGAGATTTTTTACGATGTAGATATCTTTCAGCCGTCGCGCGCCCTTCAAACGTTTGGCGAGACTGGCTGGAAAGCTCTTGTGATTGTAGAGATAACCGATGACGATGATGAACGTTGTGGCCAGAAAGGCTGATGCGCCGAATCGTGAGGCGATCACCAGAGAAAGAATGGAGATCAGATAGAAAATCACATAGGTGATGAACATATCACTTTTGGAGGCGAGTTCAAGACTGTCGGGGTCGTTGATGGCATCTTCGATATCATCGGTAAGGCGGTTGTACTGGTAAATTGAAAATGTCAGCAGAAAAACGGTCAGAATGGCCCAGGCATTGAGCGGAATTTCGAAATAGACCGACCAGCTCGCGGCGGCAAGCGCTGAAAGAAGTGAAAGGTGCAGTTTGTTTCTGAAAAAATAGCGCAGCATGGAATGTTTTCAGCTCGGATTCAGTGACGATATTCATCGGTTGCACGTATGGAGATGCTCATTTCTGCCGTCTTGCACTAACCGCGAGAGCTGCGATGAAAGTTTCTCGCCGCGAATTCAGTGACGTGCGCAGCAGCGGCGACGATTGTTCGCTGACGGTCATGGCTCTTGCTGGCTCAAGGCGATCCGTTTGACAATGAAAGAGCGAAGCCCCGACTGGCGCCAGGGCTTCATACGTTGATCGTCTTGTTCGCCCATTGTGCGCTTACCCTGTTGTCCGCAATCCTCCCGAAATGGCGTTGACCGTGAGCAGCAGCTCGGGCAGCAGGGCATTGGCCTCTTCTTCGTTGCCGGAGGCGTTGGCGGTTCGCCAGCGTTTGAGGAGGTCGATCTGCAAGCGGTGCAGTTTGCCGAGGCCCTCCTGGCGGTTTTCGATGAAACGGAAAACGTTGAAGTGCTTCTCGCGGAGCGGGCCGCCGTAGAGCAGGTCGAGCAGGCGCATCGTGCGGAGGTATTCGGCCTGGATCATGCCGAGAAGGTTTTCGCGGATGCATCGATCCTCCACCAGCGCGGCGTATTGCTCCATGATCCATGGATCGACAGACAGGATACTGGTGGCGATGTTGTTTATTATATAATGAAATGGCGCCCAGGAGAAGTCGCTTTTGCGCATCACCTCGAAAGTATCGGGATCAGTGGCGCGAAGCTCTTCGAGCGCCGTGCCCGCGCCGTACCATCCGGAGATGCCGAATCGCGCCTGGTTCCAACTGAAGACCCACGGGATGGCGCGGAGGTCTTCGAGGCTCTGCCGCCCGGTGCGGCGTGCGGGGCGCGAGCCGATGCGGCTCGATTCGATGATGTCGATCGGCGTGGCCTGGCGGAAGAAGTCGATCAGCCCGTCGGCTTCGATGAGCTGCCGGTAGGCTTTGTTGCTGCTGCGTGCGAGCGTGTCCATCGCCTTTTCGAGCTGGTGGGGGCGATAGCCCTCCTTGCGGTGGTCGAGCCGCGCTTCAGTGACTCCGGCCAGGAAAAGTTCGAGATTATACGCCGCGCTGATGCGGTTGGCGTATTTCTGGGCGATGGTCTCGCCCTGTTCGGTGACGCGGAGTCCGGCGTCGAGCGAGCCGTGCGGCTGCGCCCGGATGAAGCGATGGGTCGGCCCCGCCCCGCGGCTGATGCTGCCGCCGCGTCCGTGGAAGAAGAGAATATCGACGCCGTGTTTCCGGCCCGCCTCGATCAGGCGCTCCTCGGAACGGTAGAGACTCCAGAGGCTCGCGACGATGCCGCCATCCTTGTTGCTGTCGCTGTAGCCGACCATTACCTGTTGCACGGGCTTCTTCCGCCCTTGCAGCTCCTGCTGCAAGGCAATGCTGCGGCGCGTGACCGGATGCGCGAGAAAGCGGTCGAGAATTTCGTGGCTGCGTTCGAGGTCGTCGATGGTCTCGAAGAGCGGCACCACCGGAATCGGGCAGGCGTCGCCGTCGCCCTGTGGCGTCATGAGGCCGACCTCGCGGGCGAAGAGGTAGATGACGAGCAGATCCGAGACGTTGCGCGTCATGCTGACGATCAGCGAGCCAATGCCGTCCGGGCCGAACTGCCGGTAGTGCTCGAAGAGCACCCGGTAGCAGGCGAGCACGATTTCAGCCTCCGGCCCGGCGTGCATGTCGGGGTGGGTGAAGGGGCGTGGCGAGAGCAGTTCCCGGTCGAGGAACGCGAGACGAGCCTCTTCACTCCATTCCGGAAAGCCTTTGCCGTCGAGGCCCGCCGCCGTCATGAGCTGCGAGAGGGCAAGGTCGTGGAAGCGGCTGTTCTGGCGGATGTCGAGCCGTCCGAGGTGAAAGCCGAAGGTCTGCACGATGCGGTAGACCGGCGCGACGTCGCCGAGCGCGATGTTCCGCGCGTCGATGGCCGTGAGCGAGGTCATCAGCAGCTCCAGGTCGGCGAGCAGCTCGGCGTGGCGGCGGTAACTATATCTTTCGGGTTCTGTTTTTCCGGCGAGTTGTGTTGCGGTTTCGTCCGGTAAAGCCGCGATCATGAGATTGACGAACTGCCGCCACGGCTCGTGCAGGTTTCTCTCGAAGGCTGCCATCCCTTCCTCTCCGAGCTTGTGGCGCAACGTTTCCATGCGCTCTTCCATCGCTCCGGAGGGAGACTGGAAGCGGCCTGAGAGGCTGAGCATCGAGGCGAGCCATTCGAGCTGGCGGCGGACCAGACCGATGGCGTGGCTGCGCATCTCCTGAAGGGTTTCCTGCGTGGTTTCAGCGGTTACGAGCGGATGGCCGTCGCGGTCGCCGCCGACCCAGCTCCCGAAGCTGAGGCGCGGCAGGTTGCGCGGATCGGCGGTGGTCGCCGGGTCGAATCCGGCCACGGTCCACGCCTTTTCGAGGCGGCTGTCGAGTATCGGCAGGATGTCGGGGAAGATGGTGTGCAGGTAGTGCAGCACGTTCTGCCGTTCGGCGCTCACCTCTGGCTTGACGAACAGGATTTCGCCGGTGCGCCAGAGTCGTTCGAGCACCACCTTGATGTCGGCGCGGATTTTATCTCGCTCGGCGGGCGTCCACATGCGGTTCTCGCGCTTGACGAGCAGGAGGTACAGTTCGCGGTGTTGTTCGAGCACAGTGCGGCGCTTGGCTTCGGTCGGGTGAGCCGTCAGGGTTGGCTCGACCTCGATGTCGGGAAGTTCCGCCGCTATTTCCGCTTCGGCGACGCCGAGGTTTTTCAGGTGGCGGAGCGCTTCTCCCCAGAGGCCGCTGAGCGACTCGACGCCCTCCTTCGATTCGAGGCGGCGGCGGTACTGGGCGGCGGAGTTCTCCTCGGCCATGTTGAGCAGCTGGAAGACGATCGACCATGCCTGAATGGCGCGTTCCGCCTGGACGAAATCCCCGACAGGTGATTTGCTGTCGCCGCTGATGTGCCGGGCGAGTGAATGCTGCCCGAGATTTTCCAGCACCTCGACAAAGCAGTCGAGCAGGTAGCGAAAATCGAGCGAGGCTTTGTCGAAATCGACGACGCTGGTCGTTGAGGTGATCATGGTTTTCGGGACTTCTGGTTGGGCAACGGCTTATACTGCCATGAAACT
This genomic window from Chlorobaculum limnaeum contains:
- a CDS encoding phosphoenolpyruvate carboxylase; its protein translation is MYRNTTPFREKHFNVYRFIENRHESLGKLHRLQIDLLKSWRTANASGNEEQADALHPELLLTVNAISGGLRTTE
- a CDS encoding UbiA family prenyltransferase; protein product: MLRYFFRNKLHLSLLSALAAASWSVYFEIPLNAWAILTVFLLTFSIYQYNRLTDDIEDAINDPDSLELASKSDMFITYVIFYLISILSLVIASRFGASAFLATTFIIVIGYLYNHKSFPASLAKRLKGARRLKDIYIVKNLTPPLDWATALIFLPLFFEGRPLSLKAWICWGYVFICAFFIEVMWDMRDSQGDLVSGIKTIGNTLTFPQTKRLLIAISLISGAILFGFTFTKILPASSYFLLLNNIAVMLIATLYSEHKEPFMRKISDLTIVLATVLFLSFGLIAFYAR
- a CDS encoding phosphoenolpyruvate carboxylase; protein product: MITSTTSVVDFDKASLDFRYLLDCFVEVLENLGQHSLARHISGDSKSPVGDFVQAERAIQAWSIVFQLLNMAEENSAAQYRRRLESKEGVESLSGLWGEALRHLKNLGVAEAEIAAELPDIEVEPTLTAHPTEAKRRTVLEQHRELYLLLVKRENRMWTPAERDKIRADIKVVLERLWRTGEILFVKPEVSAERQNVLHYLHTIFPDILPILDSRLEKAWTVAGFDPATTADPRNLPRLSFGSWVGGDRDGHPLVTAETTQETLQEMRSHAIGLVRRQLEWLASMLSLSGRFQSPSGAMEERMETLRHKLGEEGMAAFERNLHEPWRQFVNLMIAALPDETATQLAGKTEPERYSYRRHAELLADLELLMTSLTAIDARNIALGDVAPVYRIVQTFGFHLGRLDIRQNSRFHDLALSQLMTAAGLDGKGFPEWSEEARLAFLDRELLSPRPFTHPDMHAGPEAEIVLACYRVLFEHYRQFGPDGIGSLIVSMTRNVSDLLVIYLFAREVGLMTPQGDGDACPIPVVPLFETIDDLERSHEILDRFLAHPVTRRSIALQQELQGRKKPVQQVMVGYSDSNKDGGIVASLWSLYRSEERLIEAGRKHGVDILFFHGRGGSISRGAGPTHRFIRAQPHGSLDAGLRVTEQGETIAQKYANRISAAYNLELFLAGVTEARLDHRKEGYRPHQLEKAMDTLARSSNKAYRQLIEADGLIDFFRQATPIDIIESSRIGSRPARRTGRQSLEDLRAIPWVFSWNQARFGISGWYGAGTALEELRATDPDTFEVMRKSDFSWAPFHYIINNIATSILSVDPWIMEQYAALVEDRCIRENLLGMIQAEYLRTMRLLDLLYGGPLREKHFNVFRFIENRQEGLGKLHRLQIDLLKRWRTANASGNEEEANALLPELLLTVNAISGGLRTTG